One window of Puntigrus tetrazona isolate hp1 chromosome 14, ASM1883169v1, whole genome shotgun sequence genomic DNA carries:
- the LOC122358150 gene encoding transcription factor 7-like 1-A, which produces MPQLNGGGGDDLGANDEMIAFKDEGDHEEKIRESAFTESDLADLKSSLVNESEISQNSNSAVIRRGQQEVQRIYADKREHLDDVPKHQDGGMYKAPYSGYPFLMLPEPYLPNGPVSPSSNKVPVVQHPHHVHPLTPLITYSNEHFSPGTPPSHLSPEILDPKTGIPRTPHPSELSPYYPLSPGAVGQIPHPLGWQGQHMYSIPPGGFRHPYPALAMNASMSSRFSPHMVPHPPHGLHQTGIPHPAIVSPAIKQEPSADNGSNSTHGKPSVPVKKEEEKKPHIKKPLNAFMLYMKEMRAKVVAECTLKESAAINQILGRRWHSLSREEQAKYYELARKERQLHSQLYPGWSARDNYGKRKKRKRDNKPDSPQESNFSPQPKKQCVPYLPSDKMCDSPTSSHGSMLDSPATPSAALASPAAPAATHSEQAQPLSLTTKPEGRAHHPHFPLPGKASGSSSSSSSSSTASHPSISLHSQSAALLSRPIPFTTLPPSLLSPSSPFHQAALHSHHALLQTQPLSLVTKSVE; this is translated from the exons ATGCCGCAGCTGAACGGTGGAGGGGGAGATGATCTCGGGGCGAATGATGAGATGATCGCGTTTAAAGATGAAGGAGATCACGAGGAGAAGATCCGAGAGAGCGCGTTCACGGAGAGCGACTTGGCTGATCTCAAATCATCTCTGGTCAATGAATCCGAGATCAGCCAGAACTCAAACTCAGCC GTGATCAGAAGAGGACAGCAGGAAGTTCAGAGAATCTACGCCGATAAACGAGAACATCTGGACGACG TGCCCAAGCATCAAGATGGTGGAATGTACAAAGCGCCGTATTCTGGATACCCGTTCCTGATGCTGCCTGAGCCGTATCTCCCGAACGGACCCGTCTCTCCATCT tccAATAAGGTTCCAGTGGTACAACACCCCCATCATGTTCATCCCCTTACACCACTGATTACCTACAGCAATGAACACTTCTCCCCTGGGACGCCTCCCTCTCACCTCTCGCCGGAAATTCTTGACCCAAAGACAG GCATACCAAGGACCCCTCACCCTTCAGAGCTGTCCCCGTATTACCCGCTCTCTCCTGGGGCAGTTGGACAGATCCCTCACCCTCTAGGATG GCAAGGCCAACATATGTACTCCATCCCTCCTGGGGGCTTCAGACACCCCTACCCTGCACTCGCCATGAACGCCTCCATGTCTAG TCGTTTCTCTCCTCACATGGTGCCTCATCCTCCTCATGGCCTGCACCAGACGGGCATCCCTCACCCAGCCATTGTGTCGCCTGCCATCAAACAGGAGCCCAGCGCCGACAACGGCAGCAACTCGACACACGG AAAGCCCTCGGTGCCTGtgaaaaaagaggaagagaagaagcCTCACATCAAGAAGCCCTTAAATGCCTTTATGCTCTACATGAAGGAAATGAGGGCCAAAGTAGTGGCCGAATGCACCCTGAAAGAGAGCGCAGCCATCAACCAGATCTTGGGCAGAAGG TGGCACTCTCTTTCACGTGAGGAACAGGCCAAATACTACGAACTCGCCAGGAAAGAACGGCAGCTGCACTCTCAGCTTTATCCGGGCTGGTCTGCGCGAGACAACTAC GGAAAGAGGAAGAAACGGAAGAGAGACAATAAACCTGATTCCCCACAAGAGA GTAACTTCTCACCCCAGCCCAAGAAGCAGTGCGTCCCGTACCTGCCGTCCGACAAAATGTGTGACAGCCCTACCTCCTCTCACGGCAGCATGCTGGACTCGCCCGCCACGCCGTCCGCCGCCCTGGCATCGCCGGCAGCCCCCGCAGCCACTCACTCGGAGCAGGCTCAGCCCCTGTCCCTCACCACCAAACCGGAGGGCAGAGCCCACCACCCCCACTTCCCCCTGCCAGGGAAAGCCTCGGGCTCCAGCTCCTCGTCCTCGTCCAGCTCCACCGCTTCCCATCCGAGCATCTCCCTCCACAGCCAGTCGGCGGCCCTCCTGAGCCGCCCCATCCCCTTCACCACcctgcctccttccctgctctCCCCGTCCTCGCCGTTCCACCAGGCAGCCCTACATTCCCATCATGCCTTGCTGCAAACACAACCTCTCTCTCTGGTCACCAAATCAGTAGAGTGA
- the LOC122357532 gene encoding kyphoscoliosis peptidase-like, whose amino-acid sequence MRWLLNVCSQMCREAGIECREVLGYSKGLGYEYGHSFRNAKSDHSWNAVSLDGQWYLLDACWGAGTVDIDKRAFTKKYNEFYFLTDPRSSLPDIILKRRSGSC is encoded by the exons ATGCGCTGGTTACTCAACGTCTGTTCACAGATGTGCAG GGAAGCTGGCATTGAGTGCAGAGAGGTGTTGGGCTATAGTAAAGGCCTTGGTTACGAGTACGGTCATAGTTTCCGAAACGCTAAATCTGACCACAGCTGGAATGCAGTGAGTCTTGATGGACAATGGTACCTGTTGGACGCCTGCTGGGGAGCTGGAACTGTGGACATAGACAAAAGAGCCTTTACAAAGAA ATATAACGAGTTCTACTTCCTGACCGACCCGAGATCTTCATTACCAGACATTATCCTGAAGAGGAGAAGTGGCAGCTGTTAG
- the LOC122357533 gene encoding calcium-binding protein 1-like, translating into ILLQNRELRPEELDELREAFKEFDKDKDGFIGCKDLGNCMRTMGYMPTEMELIELSQQINMNLGGHVDFEDFVELMGPKLLAETADMIGVKELRDAFKEFDTNGDGQISTAELREAMKKLLGQQVGHRDLEDILRDIDLNGDGHVDFEGEPPCVCYAN; encoded by the exons attttgttgcaGAACAGAGAGCTGAGACCAGAGGAACTGGATG AGCTACGAGAAGCCTTCAAAGAGTTTGATAAAGATAAAGATGGATTCATTGGCTGCAAAGACCTGGGCAACTGCATGAGAACCATGGGATACATGCCCACTGAGATGGAGCTCATCGAACTGAGTCAGCAGATCAACATGAACT TGGGGGGACACGTAGACTTCGAGGATTTTGTGGAGTTGATGGGCCCCAAACTTCTGGCTGAGACTGCAGATATGATTGGAGTAAAGGAACTGAGAGACGCTTTCAAAGAG TTCGACACCAACGGAGACGGTCAGATCAGCACAGCAGAACTAAGAGAGGCCATGAAGAAACTGCTGGGCCAGCAG GTGGGTCACAGAGATCTGGAGGACATTCTGCGGGACATCGATTTAAACGGAGACGGGCACGTGGACTTTGAAGGTGAGCCACCTTGTGTTTGCTATGCTAATTAG